In Nostoc sp. TCL26-01, one genomic interval encodes:
- a CDS encoding ATP-binding protein produces MQEILDFDTKLKSERKVSTFLVGAFTVMGLGLTVPLWNDSIKWTETLFCFQHNSEEPCEAQNIRRGISWIVEQERRNFIFDSRITFLRVMPPEDGSATGYGALGTAALLTAYGISKSLTDRQEKAIHSQLSLLKVKALENDLLVEKHLDVTEFSKSKQADITKAALARETTEVLEAMKPPGEQALDEINGRLQGELALKQHELTLSEIEKHITDNKLAAAEATKKLEKISSSAIDSKGTTQATSDEKLKTSLIDALKSHEGSWLWKVITAAKPLWIIGEQGTGKTNTSVAIGLIRKYCLGIPVFRIADRHLNGANSKVWALLAAQNKADNDSGIIEVLQDTYERRLERISLDLDEKQAEQFLLDEFTHLKDIDEETVKRFIKSTFSDTRKAKERFIGVTHLGTNEAFGDGTSAMRKAGSFLMEKFTADGEKPLSRVVIKHGLVDTQGNKLEDVEYTLPSWFEAFRIHQHFNGKPIDFE; encoded by the coding sequence ATGCAAGAAATTTTAGATTTCGATACTAAACTAAAATCCGAACGCAAGGTATCTACATTTTTGGTGGGTGCGTTTACTGTTATGGGATTGGGGTTAACAGTTCCATTGTGGAACGATTCCATTAAGTGGACAGAAACATTATTCTGCTTTCAACATAACAGTGAGGAACCCTGCGAAGCGCAAAATATTAGAAGAGGCATTAGCTGGATTGTCGAACAAGAACGGCGCAATTTTATTTTTGATTCGCGGATAACTTTTCTTCGGGTGATGCCCCCTGAAGATGGCTCGGCTACAGGCTACGGGGCATTGGGAACTGCTGCATTGTTGACTGCCTATGGTATCTCGAAATCTCTGACCGACAGACAAGAGAAAGCTATTCATTCGCAGTTATCTTTACTCAAAGTTAAGGCACTTGAGAATGACCTGTTAGTTGAGAAGCATCTCGATGTAACTGAATTTTCCAAATCCAAACAAGCCGATATCACTAAAGCAGCGCTCGCCCGTGAGACGACAGAAGTTTTAGAGGCGATGAAGCCCCCTGGTGAACAAGCGCTTGATGAAATCAACGGACGCTTACAAGGTGAACTTGCTCTCAAACAACATGAGCTTACCTTGTCCGAAATCGAAAAACACATCACTGACAACAAACTAGCAGCAGCCGAAGCAACGAAGAAACTAGAAAAAATTTCTTCGTCGGCTATTGATAGTAAAGGTACTACTCAAGCAACGAGCGACGAGAAATTGAAAACTAGTTTGATAGATGCCCTTAAATCTCATGAGGGCAGCTGGCTGTGGAAAGTAATTACAGCAGCAAAACCGTTATGGATAATCGGGGAGCAAGGCACAGGTAAAACTAATACATCGGTTGCCATTGGTTTGATTCGCAAATACTGTTTGGGTATTCCAGTGTTCAGAATTGCTGACCGACATTTAAATGGAGCTAATAGTAAAGTTTGGGCATTGCTAGCAGCTCAAAATAAAGCTGACAATGACTCAGGTATTATCGAAGTTCTGCAAGATACCTATGAGCGTAGGCTGGAAAGAATTAGTCTAGATTTAGATGAAAAACAAGCTGAACAATTCTTGTTAGATGAGTTCACCCACCTGAAAGATATCGATGAGGAGACTGTAAAACGGTTTATCAAATCTACATTCTCCGATACCCGCAAAGCTAAAGAACGGTTCATCGGTGTTACTCATTTGGGGACTAACGAGGCATTCGGAGACGGCACATCTGCAATGAGAAAAGCTGGCAGTTTTTTGATGGAAAAATTTACTGCCGATGGTGAAAAGCCACTGTCTAGGGTAGTCATCAAACATGGGCTAGTGGATACGCAGGGCAACAAACTAGAAGATGTTGAATATACTCTGCCAAGCTGGTTTGAAGCATTTAGAATCCATCAACACTTTAATGGCAAGCCGATTGATTTTGAGTGA
- the dnaB gene encoding replicative DNA helicase, translating to MSDSLNFTGTNDRLPPQNIEAEEAILGGILLDPEAMERVVDILSPEAFYINAHKDIYQATLWLYNQNKPTDLLSVTSWLTDNDLLVRVGGRNKLATLVDRTVSAVNIDALAEMVMDKYLSRKLISTGNEILKLGFEQSKPLVERLDVAEQKIFSIRHQSQLDNEPEILGDISVRVFSEIQKIAETGELPGVPTGFYDLDAMLGGGFQPGDLIVVGGRPSMGKSSFCHQIALNISRTYQSPTMIFSLEMSKEDINKRFLVSETKIEIKRLRSGSLSESQWEVLAGAVKDLAEIPLLIDDQSCPSVTEIRSKVRKAIAKHGQLKLVVIDYLQLMADGSDAFLVQKIGEITRQLKLLARECKLPIILLSQLNRGVEGRNNKRPLLSDVRESGRIEEDADIVLGLYRDEYYSPDSLDRGIAEVIILKYRNGPTGTVKLLFDPMYTQFKNLASSKNS from the coding sequence ATGTCAGACAGTTTAAATTTTACTGGAACTAATGACAGGCTACCTCCACAAAATATTGAGGCAGAAGAAGCAATCTTGGGTGGTATATTGTTAGACCCGGAAGCTATGGAAAGGGTAGTGGATATTCTGTCTCCAGAGGCATTTTACATTAATGCTCATAAAGATATCTATCAGGCAACACTATGGCTCTACAACCAAAACAAGCCTACAGATTTGCTATCTGTCACAAGTTGGCTGACTGACAACGACTTGCTAGTAAGAGTTGGGGGTAGGAATAAATTGGCAACGCTAGTAGACCGCACAGTATCAGCAGTCAACATCGATGCTTTGGCAGAGATGGTGATGGATAAATACCTAAGCAGAAAACTAATATCTACTGGCAATGAAATTCTGAAATTAGGTTTTGAGCAATCAAAGCCTTTAGTGGAAAGGTTGGATGTAGCAGAGCAGAAAATATTTTCTATTCGCCACCAAAGTCAACTTGATAATGAACCAGAAATACTTGGCGATATTAGTGTTCGAGTATTTTCGGAAATCCAGAAAATAGCAGAAACAGGTGAACTCCCAGGTGTCCCAACTGGATTTTATGATTTGGATGCTATGCTCGGTGGTGGCTTTCAGCCTGGAGATTTAATTGTTGTTGGTGGGCGGCCATCAATGGGTAAATCTAGCTTCTGCCATCAAATAGCATTAAATATCTCCCGTACCTATCAATCTCCAACTATGATTTTTAGTTTGGAAATGTCTAAGGAAGATATCAATAAAAGATTCTTGGTATCTGAAACAAAGATTGAAATAAAACGTTTGAGGTCGGGTAGTCTCTCAGAAAGTCAATGGGAAGTATTGGCAGGCGCAGTGAAAGACCTTGCTGAAATACCTCTGTTGATTGATGACCAATCTTGTCCGAGTGTTACAGAAATTCGCTCCAAAGTACGGAAAGCCATCGCTAAACATGGGCAGCTAAAATTGGTTGTTATTGATTATCTGCAATTGATGGCTGATGGCAGTGATGCCTTCTTGGTACAGAAAATTGGGGAAATTACTAGACAACTAAAGTTGTTAGCACGAGAGTGTAAGTTACCAATAATTTTGCTTTCTCAGCTAAACCGGGGAGTTGAAGGAAGAAATAATAAACGTCCACTTCTTTCTGATGTGCGTGAGTCAGGGCGAATTGAGGAGGACGCTGACATAGTATTAGGACTTTACAGGGATGAGTATTACAGTCCCGATTCCCTAGATAGAGGTATTGCAGAAGTCATTATTTTGAAGTACCGTAATGGCCCCACGGGAACGGTTAAATTGCTTTTCGATCCGATGTATACACAGTTCAAAAATTTAGCATCGTCTAAAAACTCCTAA
- a CDS encoding helix-turn-helix transcriptional regulator has translation MLVKRTITVTKEFPELGKRIKKARENDTRSLIQICKEAGISRSYWHQIENEDLRAAVTEDIIRKIEATLQIDLGVSFE, from the coding sequence GTGTTAGTTAAAAGAACAATTACAGTAACTAAGGAATTTCCCGAATTAGGGAAACGGATTAAAAAGGCTAGGGAAAATGACACTCGCTCTCTTATACAAATATGTAAGGAAGCGGGGATATCACGCTCCTACTGGCATCAAATTGAAAATGAGGATTTACGAGCCGCAGTAACAGAGGACATCATCCGCAAAATAGAAGCTACATTACAAATTGATTTGGGGGTAAGTTTTGAATAA
- a CDS encoding macro domain-containing protein, translated as MAIIIYLKLLTKVGLKRIFSSSINNFGIFWLLLEPAALFLPDKLNFGWTGYIGLAITSLILAVIQRFPRRSFCSKLSSPDSEIEVKIGDIFNEDAHLVIGVNDVFDTELGEIIKPSSVQGQFLTRVYGSDLIRLDSDIDAALKPLNQLRQEDRNKTRGKNGRYPIGTTITLGTHDKRYFLTAYGYMNNNLTVESCSDHIWHSLNNLWQEVRLKGHSINVAIPIIGSDLARTGLPRMALAKLIITSFIVASKEKFITKKLTVMVYPRDLDSVDLYELEEFLISACF; from the coding sequence ATGGCAATTATTATTTACCTCAAATTACTTACCAAAGTCGGACTCAAACGAATTTTTAGTTCATCTATTAACAACTTTGGTATTTTCTGGTTGCTGCTCGAACCAGCTGCGCTCTTTTTACCAGACAAACTGAATTTTGGCTGGACAGGCTACATTGGGCTGGCAATTACCTCCTTGATTCTTGCTGTCATCCAGCGCTTTCCTCGCCGGAGCTTTTGTAGTAAATTATCTTCTCCAGACTCAGAAATTGAAGTCAAAATCGGAGATATTTTTAATGAAGACGCTCATCTTGTCATCGGCGTGAATGATGTTTTTGACACCGAATTGGGAGAAATAATTAAGCCTTCCAGCGTTCAAGGACAGTTTCTCACGCGGGTTTATGGAAGCGACCTCATACGCCTCGATTCAGATATTGATGCAGCACTTAAACCACTAAACCAGCTACGTCAAGAAGATCGGAATAAAACACGAGGAAAAAATGGGCGGTATCCCATTGGCACAACCATAACACTCGGTACGCATGATAAGCGTTACTTTTTAACTGCTTACGGATACATGAATAACAATTTAACTGTAGAGTCTTGCTCCGACCATATCTGGCATTCGCTAAACAACCTTTGGCAAGAAGTTCGCCTTAAAGGTCATAGTATCAATGTAGCGATTCCAATCATTGGTTCTGACTTGGCACGCACTGGCTTACCAAGAATGGCACTAGCAAAACTAATTATTACTTCGTTTATCGTTGCATCTAAAGAAAAGTTTATTACAAAAAAACTAACAGTAATGGTATACCCAAGAGATTTAGACTCTGTAGACTTATATGAGTTAGAAGAATTTTTAATATCAGCCTGTTTTTAA
- a CDS encoding tyrosine-type recombinase/integrase: protein MTSIHPENLSVLENSLALAIGEDFSLENDPDVIQQLIGDKRSLNTKREYQKDLKDFFLFVAKKEPSRDLVLEFLHLEQRHAVAVVLKYKAHLIKKKLAEATVNRRLSAIKSMVEMGRRLGVCNFSLDDVKGERVETYRDTTGIPASDYAKVIALVDQNTLKGKRDYAILRLLWDNGLRRNEIVNLNVSDFNPKDKTLLILGKGKGSQKDVLDLSDKTATALSSWIKASKKKRGNDPLFTVLAYHKNGARLTGEAIRRLVDGLCKLAGITKKMSPHRIRHSAITTVLDLNNGNYRATQRFSRHAQVQTVLKYDDNRQRLQKQMSDSISELI from the coding sequence ATGACATCGATCCATCCCGAAAACCTTAGCGTTCTCGAAAACTCACTTGCCTTAGCGATCGGTGAAGACTTTTCCCTAGAAAATGACCCTGATGTAATTCAGCAGCTGATTGGGGATAAGCGATCTCTGAATACCAAGCGCGAATACCAGAAAGACTTGAAAGATTTCTTCTTATTTGTCGCCAAAAAAGAACCCAGCCGGGATTTAGTGTTGGAGTTTCTGCACCTGGAACAGCGTCACGCCGTTGCTGTGGTTTTGAAGTACAAGGCGCACCTCATCAAGAAAAAACTGGCTGAAGCTACAGTAAATCGTCGCCTTAGTGCTATCAAGTCGATGGTGGAAATGGGGCGACGGTTGGGGGTCTGCAATTTCTCTTTAGATGATGTCAAAGGTGAAAGGGTCGAAACCTACCGGGACACTACGGGCATTCCCGCTTCTGATTATGCTAAAGTCATTGCCCTGGTTGACCAGAACACTTTAAAAGGCAAGCGCGATTATGCCATTCTGCGGTTACTTTGGGATAATGGCTTGCGCCGCAATGAGATAGTCAACTTAAATGTGAGTGATTTTAACCCGAAGGATAAAACGCTTTTAATTTTGGGTAAAGGCAAGGGTAGCCAGAAGGATGTTCTTGACCTATCGGATAAAACGGCAACGGCGCTCTCCAGTTGGATTAAGGCAAGTAAGAAAAAACGGGGTAATGACCCGCTTTTTACGGTGCTGGCTTATCACAAGAATGGAGCGAGATTAACTGGGGAAGCAATCAGGCGATTGGTGGATGGACTATGTAAGCTTGCGGGAATTACTAAGAAGATGTCACCCCATCGCATCCGCCACAGTGCGATTACTACAGTTTTGGATCTGAACAATGGCAACTACCGTGCTACACAGCGATTCAGCAGACACGCCCAAGTGCAGACGGTATTGAAATATGATGATAATCGCCAGCGTTTACAAAAGCAGATGAGTGATTCGATATCAGAATTGATCTAG